Proteins encoded by one window of Salicibibacter halophilus:
- the ribD gene encoding bifunctional diaminohydroxyphosphoribosylaminopyrimidine deaminase/5-amino-6-(5-phosphoribosylamino)uracil reductase RibD produces MNDDWYMQHALDLAAAMEGQTSPNPMVGAVIVKNGRIVGTGAHMGAGEAHAEVHALKMAEGRTGGATMYVTLEPCNHHGRTPPCSEKIIEAGIARVVVAAKDVNPEVAGSGIEALRNAGVETEVGVLEEKAEKLNAAFFHYVQTGKPYVTVKTASTLNGAMTSPKGVSPWITGKAALAEVHQLRHIHDVILVGVETALNDNPALTTRLEIEGRNPIRVVLDRHLRTPLAAQLVTDGKAPTWIFTEESRESNHASALEQKGARVISMSTITAKSVLEELGRADIQTVLVEGGQTIISAFIAENQVQRYISYVAPKLFSADAANTELEVEHTQMVGGDIKITATTKKGDASCSQG; encoded by the coding sequence ATGAATGATGATTGGTATATGCAGCATGCCTTGGATTTGGCCGCTGCGATGGAAGGGCAGACATCGCCAAATCCGATGGTGGGCGCTGTCATTGTAAAGAACGGGAGGATTGTCGGGACCGGTGCTCATATGGGTGCCGGGGAAGCTCATGCCGAAGTTCATGCCTTGAAAATGGCGGAGGGGCGTACGGGTGGCGCAACCATGTATGTGACGCTCGAACCTTGTAATCACCACGGACGCACGCCGCCTTGTTCAGAGAAAATAATAGAAGCGGGCATTGCGCGTGTCGTCGTCGCCGCAAAGGATGTGAATCCGGAAGTGGCCGGGAGTGGCATCGAAGCGCTTCGGAACGCCGGGGTGGAGACCGAGGTTGGCGTATTGGAAGAGAAAGCGGAAAAACTAAATGCAGCGTTTTTTCATTACGTGCAAACCGGGAAGCCTTATGTGACTGTTAAAACAGCTTCCACTCTCAATGGGGCAATGACATCCCCGAAGGGCGTATCCCCATGGATCACCGGGAAAGCTGCGCTTGCAGAGGTCCATCAACTTCGCCATATTCATGATGTTATTCTCGTAGGTGTTGAAACTGCATTGAATGACAACCCGGCACTCACCACCCGTTTGGAAATCGAAGGAAGAAACCCGATCAGGGTTGTGCTCGACCGCCATTTGCGAACGCCATTGGCTGCCCAGCTTGTTACCGATGGAAAGGCTCCTACATGGATTTTTACGGAAGAAAGCCGGGAATCGAACCACGCATCTGCATTAGAACAAAAAGGTGCGCGAGTCATTTCGATGTCAACGATAACCGCGAAAAGCGTGCTCGAGGAACTCGGCCGGGCCGACATTCAAACCGTTCTGGTCGAAGGCGGGCAAACGATTATTTCCGCATTTATAGCTGAAAATCAAGTCCAACGCTACATCTCCTATGTCGCTCCAAAATTATTCAGTGCAGATGCCGCGAACACGGAACTCGAGGTGGAGCATACACAAATGGTCGGCGGAGATATTAAAATTACAGCGACAACAAAGAAGGGGGATGCATCATGTTCACAGGGCTGA
- a CDS encoding riboflavin synthase, producing MFTGLIEEVGVVKDIVRTGQKGLVTIHCAHVLEDARIGDSIAVNGVCLTVTSIQGAQFTADIMKETFASSTLSQLRHNDPVNLERSMAAADRFGGHIVAGHTDGVGEIIQRTTESESVNFQIKVEGGLLRYIVQKGSVAVDGISLTVAHEHADSFIVAIIPHTLAETNLGSKSVGDHVNIETDIIGKYVEKLLQPANDQPEQTIDALLEKNGFYERREG from the coding sequence ATGTTCACAGGGCTGATTGAAGAAGTAGGGGTGGTCAAAGACATTGTCCGGACCGGACAAAAAGGGCTGGTAACCATCCATTGTGCCCACGTATTGGAAGACGCCCGGATCGGGGACAGCATCGCCGTGAACGGAGTGTGTCTTACGGTTACTTCGATCCAGGGGGCACAATTTACGGCTGATATCATGAAGGAAACGTTTGCGAGCTCGACCTTATCCCAACTCAGGCACAATGATCCGGTCAACCTGGAACGGTCCATGGCAGCTGCCGATCGTTTCGGCGGACATATCGTCGCGGGCCATACCGATGGGGTCGGGGAGATTATTCAACGCACAACCGAAAGCGAATCGGTGAATTTTCAGATTAAGGTGGAGGGGGGCTTACTGCGCTATATCGTGCAAAAAGGCTCGGTGGCCGTGGATGGCATCAGTCTAACGGTCGCTCATGAGCATGCCGATAGCTTTATCGTCGCGATCATCCCCCATACGCTCGCGGAAACGAATCTCGGCAGCAAATCTGTAGGGGATCACGTGAATATAGAAACGGATATTATCGGCAAATATGTAGAAAAATTATTGCAGCCGGCGAACGATCAGCCGGAGCAAACAATTGATGCGCTTCTTGAGAAAAATGGGTTTTACGAAAGGAGGGAAGGATGA
- the fdhA gene encoding formaldehyde dehydrogenase, glutathione-independent, which translates to MGGVSLANNKGVVYQGDGKVTVEDIGYPELVLRDGPGVPKENVGRKCEHGVILKVITTNICGSDQHMVRGRTTAPKGLVLGHEITGEVVETGRDVEFIKKGDMVSVPFNIACGRCTMCQQQKTHICLNVNPERPGSAYGYVDMGGWVGGQSEYVMVPYADFQLLKFPDKEQAMEKILDLTMLTDIFPTGFHGAYSAGVSMGSTVYVAGAGPVGLAAAHSAQLLGASTVIVGDLIEERLRQAESFGCETVNLQEHDRLGEQIEQILGVPEVDAAVDAVGFEASGHGESGEQPAAVLNAIMDVTQAGGGLGIPGLYVTEDPGAQDKNAQKGSLNVRFGQGWAKAHTFVTGQTPAMYYNRGLMKSILSGNAQIAKAVNAQVISLDEAPEGYADFDQGAPKKFVIDPHGSLK; encoded by the coding sequence ATTGGAGGGGTATCATTGGCAAATAACAAAGGCGTGGTTTATCAAGGTGATGGGAAAGTGACCGTTGAGGATATCGGATACCCGGAGTTGGTTCTTCGGGACGGCCCAGGTGTTCCAAAAGAAAATGTAGGCCGCAAATGCGAACACGGCGTTATTTTAAAGGTGATCACAACAAATATTTGCGGAAGTGACCAACACATGGTGCGTGGACGAACAACGGCGCCAAAAGGGTTGGTGCTCGGCCATGAAATTACCGGAGAGGTTGTTGAAACCGGTCGCGATGTGGAATTCATCAAAAAAGGCGACATGGTCTCCGTCCCCTTTAATATCGCGTGCGGGCGTTGCACCATGTGCCAACAACAAAAAACACATATTTGTCTCAACGTTAATCCAGAACGTCCGGGATCTGCCTATGGATATGTCGATATGGGCGGCTGGGTTGGCGGCCAATCCGAATATGTGATGGTGCCCTATGCCGATTTCCAGCTACTAAAATTCCCGGATAAAGAGCAGGCCATGGAGAAAATACTGGATCTAACGATGCTCACCGATATCTTCCCGACCGGTTTTCACGGTGCCTATTCTGCCGGAGTTTCGATGGGATCCACGGTATATGTGGCAGGCGCGGGACCTGTAGGACTGGCGGCGGCACATTCTGCCCAGTTGCTTGGTGCCTCCACGGTGATTGTCGGTGATCTCATTGAAGAACGTCTCCGACAGGCGGAAAGCTTTGGTTGCGAAACCGTTAATTTACAAGAGCACGACCGGCTCGGTGAACAAATTGAGCAAATATTGGGCGTTCCGGAAGTGGATGCCGCGGTTGACGCGGTTGGATTTGAAGCCTCCGGCCATGGCGAAAGCGGCGAACAACCGGCCGCCGTTCTAAACGCCATTATGGATGTCACCCAAGCCGGCGGCGGGCTTGGCATACCAGGATTGTATGTCACCGAAGACCCGGGCGCACAAGATAAAAATGCGCAAAAAGGATCGTTAAACGTCCGCTTCGGACAAGGGTGGGCGAAAGCTCATACCTTTGTTACCGGGCAGACACCGGCGATGTATTATAACCGCGGTTTGATGAAATCCATTTTATCGGGCAACGCGCAAATCGCGAAAGCCGTCAACGCTCAAGTTATTTCCTTGGATGAAGCACCGGAAGGCTACGCGGATTTCGATCAGGGGGCTCCGAAAAAATTCGTGATCGACCCGCACGGATCCCTTAAATAA
- a CDS encoding bifunctional 3,4-dihydroxy-2-butanone-4-phosphate synthase/GTP cyclohydrolase II, translating into MFDSVEKGIKALREGRVIIVCDDEDRENEGDLVALASTATADTVNFMAKHGRGLICAPITRERADHLSLSQMVHDNTDPHGTAFTVSVDYHESTTGISAEERAKTVRALASDTARAADFKRPGHIFPLVAQDGGVLKRAGHTEATVDLARIAGSDARAGLICEVMNADGTMARVPDLKVVADEYDIPMITIADLIHYRRENDSLVHREVETALPTKFGSFRAVGYTDEDEGQENIALVKGDITDGAPVLVRIHSECMTGDVFGSERCDCGPQLHAALEKIEEEGRGVLLYMRQEGRGIGLMNKLRAYKLQEEGYDTVNANEELGYSADLRDYGIGAQILRDLGIEKVRLLTNNPWKISGLEGYGIHVDERIGLQLPPVEHNESYLKTKFHKLGHLLEF; encoded by the coding sequence ATGTTTGATTCGGTGGAAAAGGGGATTAAAGCGCTCCGCGAAGGGAGAGTCATCATCGTTTGCGATGATGAAGATCGTGAAAATGAAGGTGATTTGGTGGCACTCGCGAGCACCGCGACTGCCGATACGGTAAATTTTATGGCCAAACATGGCCGCGGGCTTATTTGCGCCCCCATTACACGGGAGCGAGCGGACCATTTGTCGCTTTCGCAAATGGTTCATGACAACACAGACCCCCACGGCACGGCGTTTACGGTTAGCGTGGATTACCACGAATCTACAACAGGCATTTCTGCCGAGGAACGGGCAAAAACGGTGCGTGCACTCGCCTCCGATACCGCGAGAGCTGCTGACTTTAAGCGACCCGGGCACATCTTTCCCCTTGTAGCGCAGGATGGCGGTGTCCTTAAGCGCGCGGGCCACACGGAAGCAACTGTGGACCTCGCGAGAATCGCCGGTTCAGACGCGAGGGCAGGGTTGATTTGCGAAGTCATGAATGCGGACGGAACGATGGCTCGTGTGCCGGATTTAAAAGTCGTTGCTGATGAGTACGACATCCCGATGATTACCATTGCCGATTTGATTCATTATCGGCGCGAAAATGATTCGCTCGTGCATCGAGAGGTGGAAACTGCACTGCCAACGAAATTTGGTTCCTTTCGGGCGGTTGGGTATACAGATGAAGATGAAGGCCAGGAAAACATTGCGCTCGTTAAAGGGGATATTACCGACGGGGCTCCGGTCCTCGTCCGAATTCATTCGGAATGCATGACCGGTGATGTATTCGGGTCTGAACGCTGCGATTGCGGACCACAGCTGCACGCGGCTTTGGAAAAAATTGAAGAAGAAGGTCGGGGCGTATTGCTTTATATGCGCCAGGAAGGCCGGGGGATCGGCCTCATGAATAAACTTCGCGCATACAAACTGCAAGAAGAGGGATATGACACGGTAAATGCCAATGAGGAACTCGGGTATTCCGCTGACTTGCGCGATTATGGCATCGGCGCTCAAATTTTGCGGGATTTGGGGATTGAAAAAGTGCGTTTGTTAACGAATAATCCATGGAAAATCAGCGGTCTCGAAGGCTACGGCATCCACGTGGACGAACGTATCGGCTTGCAACTGCCTCCTGTGGAACACAACGAATCTTATTTGAAAACGAAGTTTCATAAACTCGGACATTTGCTGGAATTTTAG